Part of the Candidatus Methylomirabilota bacterium genome, GCTGCCGCCGGCCATGGGGATCGGGATGCCCTTCAACTTCCAGGACCTCGGCGACGGAAAGGCCGCCATCACCGGGGACTTCGTCCTGATCGCCCGCGAGGTGAACCCGGTGGCGCGGGCGCTCCGTTCGAACGGCATCGAGGTGACGGCGCTGCACAACCACGCCCTCGGCGATGAGCCGCGCCTGTTCTACATGCACTTCTGGGCGCACGACGACGCGCTGAAGCTGGCCCGGGGTCTTCGGGCGGCGCTGGATCTCACGAACAGCCGAAAGTAGCGGAGACCAGTCGGGCCAGCTCGTTCGGAATCCACTTGTTCCGTGCGACGCCTTGGGCGGCGTGGGGGCGCGGAAGGACGATGGCCAACGCGTCAGCCGTCAGTAGAGTCCTGCCCCGTCGCTGCCGGCGATGCCGGGTGCCCACTTTGGCTGGCGACCGTCTCGGCATTTCGCTCTGATAGTCGTGCGCGGTGGATGGCTACGATCGACCGCGGCCAACGGGTCGTCGCCATCGGCTCGATGAGCGATCGACGTGAGCGGATAGGGCGCGTCGGCGGGGTTGCGCACTCCCCCGTCGACGCGCTCTCCGCCACGGCGAGGCGGCGATGGTGAGCGGTCGAGGCGGTACGAGCAATCTGTCGCCGGCAGGCGTTCCGAATCGACCAGGGCAACGCAGCGGCGCCGCCCCCTCACCGCGCGCCCGCCTGACACGGCACCCGTCATCTCATAGGAGGAGCCACATTGGATACGAAGGCCATCGAAACGATCCTGGGAATCAACGGGATGATGATGGACGACGTCCTGAAAGTCCCAATGCCACGGAAGGGCTGTTTTCCCGAGTTGTCCGGCCCGACCGGATTCCCATGGCGATTTGCCGTTGCTCTTCACTTCGCGATTTTGACCAGGCTCACGGCATTGACCAGGCTGTTGGCCAGCGCGAAGTCGCCGTCCGGCGTGACGGAGGTGTTGCGCACGATGTTGCCACCGCCCGGGATCGCCCAGCTCTGGAATGTCTCGGTCTTGGGATCGAAGCGCACGACCGTATTCGGGGTCGATCCGGACTCGCTGTACCAGATGATGTCGTTGATCGCCGAGATGCCGTACGGCTCGGACTTCGGCCCGCTCGGAGACTGCCACTCGGTCACCTTGCCGGTTGCGGGATCGAGACGACCCAGATACCCGCGCGAGAAGTCGCTGTACCAGATCATGTCGTCGCCGGTGATCGCGAGGCGCCGCGGGCGCGAGGCCGGATCCGGCAACGGGTACTCGCGAATCTCCAGCGTCTTCGGGTCGACGCTGGCCACCTTGTTGGTGCCGAACTGGACGACGAACAGCGTGCCCTTTGAATTCAGCGCCATGCCGTAGGGGCGCGACTTCGGCGTCGGCGGCGTGAGCAGCTTGATCTCGCCGGTCTTCGGGTCGAGCCGTCCGATGCGGTTGGCGTTCTGCACCGTAAACCAGAGGATACCGGCCTTGTCGAAGATCAGCGTGTGCGGGTCCTTCGCGTCCGGGTCCGGCATCTTGTACTCCGTGACCGCACCCGTCTTCGGGTCGAGCCGGCCGATCAACGCGCCGGTGTTGCCGGTGTACCAGATGTTGCCGGCCTTATCCGCGTCCAGACCGTGAGGTCCGGAGTGAGGCGTCTTGAGGGGATATTCCTTGAAGCGGCCGGTCTTCGGATCGAGCCGGCCGAGCACGTTGTTCATCTGGCCCGTGTACCAGAGCGCTCCATCCGCCGTCGCCAGGGGATCGTGCGGCCGCGACCCGGGCGTGGGCACCTGCCACTCCTTGATCGAGACCTTGGCCGGCCCCGGGATCACCACGCCGGCGGGCTTCCCTTTTTCCGGGAAGTTCTTGGTCAAGTACTCGGTCATCGTCGCCAGCTGATCCGGCGGAATCGGCACGCCGTGATTGATCATCATCCGCATGACGGTGCGCCAGCCCTCGGCCGTGTAGCCGCCGCCGAGGCGCGCGTGGAACGGGTGGCAGCTGTTGCATTGGGCCGCGACCAGTTCCTTGCCCTTTCCATCGGGCAACTCCTGGCTCCAGGCAGGAAGCGCGGTGCACAGCAGAGCGGCGGCCATCAGGGAGAGAGCTGAATGCCTCGACATGGTTCCTCCGTACCTCATGGCTTCCCGCCATTCGCGCCGCGATCGAGGCGAGCCGGCATCTCGAGGAACGCGCGCACGAGGTGCCAGAGGCGGTGGCGGTTCAGGTCGAAGCCGAGCGAGTGGGCCGCGCCGGGGAGCACGACGAGCTGCCGGTCGGCGTTCGGTAGCCGCCGGTAGAACTCGAGGAGATCTTCCTCGGTGGCGATCCCGTCGTGCTCGCCCCGCACGAGCAGCACCGGGGACGTCACCCGGGCGGGATCCACCACCGGCAGGTTCGCGCTCATGTCCAGGTAGGTCCCGGTAGGGATGGTATGGGGCCGCTCCCGGCGTCGGGGGCCGGAGTCCCCACCGGCGGTGCCGCGGCGCCGGTGGCCTGAGCGGTCGCCGGCTCAGCGCCGGCGAGCCAGCCGAAGCCGACGCCGGCAGCTCCCAGGAACGCGCGGCGAGAGGGGACGGAGCCCGTCGGATCGATCGGCACGGGACACCTCCTCGGAGATGGAGGGCAGCCCGCCGCGAGTCTGCGCCCTCATCGGCGCGTTGTCAATCGCGGCCGCTACTTCTTGGCCGCCAGCCCCAGTCGCTGCTCCAGGA contains:
- a CDS encoding cytochrome C; translated protein: MAAALLCTALPAWSQELPDGKGKELVAAQCNSCHPFHARLGGGYTAEGWRTVMRMMINHGVPIPPDQLATMTEYLTKNFPEKGKPAGVVIPGPAKVSIKEWQVPTPGSRPHDPLATADGALWYTGQMNNVLGRLDPKTGRFKEYPLKTPHSGPHGLDADKAGNIWYTGNTGALIGRLDPKTGAVTEYKMPDPDAKDPHTLIFDKAGILWFTVQNANRIGRLDPKTGEIKLLTPPTPKSRPYGMALNSKGTLFVVQFGTNKVASVDPKTLEIREYPLPDPASRPRRLAITGDDMIWYSDFSRGYLGRLDPATGKVTEWQSPSGPKSEPYGISAINDIIWYSESGSTPNTVVRFDPKTETFQSWAIPGGGNIVRNTSVTPDGDFALANSLVNAVSLVKIAK
- a CDS encoding alpha/beta hydrolase → MSANLPVVDPARVTSPVLLVRGEHDGIATEEDLLEFYRRLPNADRQLVVLPGAAHSLGFDLNRHRLWHLVRAFLEMPARLDRGANGGKP